GCCCGGCGAATTGATGTCCACGGGCTCGAGGAAGCCCCGATCGACGTACCAACGCGTCGGACGGTCAAGAACGATCATCGCGCCACCACCCGGCTGCTCGAACCAGGGGGCAGCGACGCCTTCGCGCACGCTTTCCGGCAGGTTCGACGCGACGCGAAGCGTGAGGTACGGCGCCCCCACATCGCTCGGAGGCTGAGACCTCATCGGGAACGACGTGCCCAGTGCGTACAGGTGATGACCGGTCTCCGATCCGATCGAGTCCAGCAGGTCCCCCGGCTCCAGCCCATTGGTTCCGGGCGCACCGCCACGGCTCCTCGTGCGTCGCACGATCGCCTCACCGGTCCTTCTTCCCGCTCGGACTCCGTCAGGGGCGCGGTGCGAAGCGGGATCGGGGTCACCGCGAGCCGCACTGCCAGGTCGATCGCGTCCTTCGCCGTCCACATCGACTCGTACTGGACGAGCTTCCCGCGACCGAGCGCACCCACCATGAGCTGCGCGCCGTACGGCAACAGGACCCAAGGGCCCTCCGGAGGAGGCGGTGCGCCCGGCTCAGGCGCCGACCCCCACACCACGGTCGCGGGGTCGGCGCCTGCCTCACTGAGCGCACGCGCCAGCTGAGCCGCCCCTTCGGTGTGAGCGTTCACTCCTCATCCGCCTTTCCGAGACGTACCCGTTGTCCACGCAATTTGTCCACGCAATTGGAGGTTGTGCCCGAGGTCGTACTACGTACTGCAGCCCGTCAGTCACGGGGCACAGCGAACGGCGTGAGCATCCCGATGTCGACGTAATAGGCCAGCACCCGGTCGAGCTTCACGAGCAGTCCTCCCCCGGGCTGTCCGAAGCCTTCGGGCACGACGCCCACCCGGCATGTTGCCGGCAGCGCCCGCGAGACGACGTAGCCGCTGCGCACCTCGTTGAGATCGGTGGGCGGCAACGACCGCTGGGACATCGGGGTGTCGTAGAGGTACAGGCAGTGACCGCTGCTGGTGCCGATGTGGTCGAACGGCGCACCGACCGGCACCTCTGCGCCGGTGACCGGCCCGTTCGCCGATGCTTCGGCGACAGCGTTGCGAGCACCTAGGGCAGCCGCGGTCAGCTCGGCGCGGGTGCGGCGGATGTCAGCGACATCGCGCTGCCGCGCCCAGAGTCCCAGCACCCGAGCGGCGTCTTCGGGCTCGGAGAAGGCAGCGAAGGGTGCGAACTCGCCACGGTCCATGCCACCGACGACGAAACCCCCCGACGACGTCGGGAAAAGCAGCCACACGTGGCTGGGGGCGGCAGGCACCTGGTCCACCTGCACACCGACGACCACCTGCCCGAGGTCGGCACCCAGTTCCGCCGCCCGGCGCGAGACGTCGACGACCGACCACCGCTCAGCGTCGGGTTCCTGGTCCGCGGACGTCATCGGGTGGTCATTCGATGGCACCGACGAACTTGCCGGGGCTGGCCGGGACGAGCTCCGGTTGGCTGAGGGCCGCCCGGATGGCCTGGCCGATGAGCGCATCCCACTCCTCGCGTCCACGGACGGCCGACGGGTCGTGGCCCGCGACGTCGATCTCCTCGATCACGGTCACCGCGACGCCCTCCACCTCGATCCGCGTACCCCAGACCAGAGGCGTCGCAGGCATGAAGACCACCTCGCGCTCCTCGCGTCGCGCGGAGAACATCTCGATGGAGCGACCGCTCCTGCTCAAGATGGCGTAGACACCGCTGGTGGTGAAGTTCTCGGTGGCCACCCGGGGGTCCCGCGAAGCCGGGGTGAACTGGTGCGTGACGAGCGACGCAGCGCCGCTCTCCCACACGTCGGTGGTCACCCAGCCGCGGAATGCGACGCCGTCGTACGGCGGCAGCTGCTCGAGCGTCCGGATGAACTGCTCCGCCTGGGACGGCGCAGGGGCCTGTTCGTCGCTCACGGGGTGTCCTCGTCATGCAGGTCGCTGAGCTCGGAGGCCGGCACGCGGAGGTACCACCCGCGTTCGGCGTCGCCCTGGGCTTCCCGCTCCCGAGCCCGCTCGGGCGTTCCGTGGAAGTCGACGAAGACGTGTCCGTCCCGGACCGGCCCACGCACCGAAACCGGCTCTCCGCGCCACCGCGCGGCGACGGTCCGGTGGAACAGCCGACCGAGGGCCTGCCGAGGCAGGTCCACCCACGGGCCCTGAGGTCCGCGACCGAACTCGACGGCGTCGGGGAACTCCTCGTGGTCGGCATGCCCCCGGGGCACCCTCACGTCACGCTCGTCGGAAGAGAGGACCGGGAAGAGCCTACCGTGGTACTCG
This is a stretch of genomic DNA from Nocardioides sp. InS609-2. It encodes these proteins:
- a CDS encoding glycohydrolase toxin TNT-related protein (This protein contains a domain related to Tuberculosis Necrotizing Toxin, which is the C-terminal effector domain of outer membrane channel protein CpnT, and which has a lethal NAD+-glycohydrolase activity.) yields the protein MTSADQEPDAERWSVVDVSRRAAELGADLGQVVVGVQVDQVPAAPSHVWLLFPTSSGGFVVGGMDRGEFAPFAAFSEPEDAARVLGLWARQRDVADIRRTRAELTAAALGARNAVAEASANGPVTGAEVPVGAPFDHIGTSSGHCLYLYDTPMSQRSLPPTDLNEVRSGYVVSRALPATCRVGVVPEGFGQPGGGLLVKLDRVLAYYVDIGMLTPFAVPRD
- a CDS encoding TNT domain-containing protein, whose amino-acid sequence is MRRTRSRGGAPGTNGLEPGDLLDSIGSETGHHLYALGTSFPMRSQPPSDVGAPYLTLRVASNLPESVREGVAAPWFEQPGGGAMIVLDRPTRWYVDRGFLEPVDINSPGTFAGDSA